The genomic DNA GATGTGGGCCGTGCTGCGGGACGTCAGCGAACTGCGCCGCAGCCAGCGGACGGTGAGCGAGACCCGTGACTCGCTGCAGCTCCACCGGCACCACGCGCAGACCGAGCGCCGGCTCGCGGTCGAGCTGCAGGAGGCCGTGCTGCCGCCGTGGCGCGGCTCCCTGCGGCTCCCGCACCAGGGGCCGGAGACACTGGACCTGGCCGCCCGCTATCTGCCCTCCTCCACCAGTGCGTTGATCGGCGGCGACTGGTACGACGCGCTCCAACTCTCTGACGGGGCAACGCTGTTGAGCGTCGGCGACCTCACCGGACACGGTGTCGCCGTCACCTCGGGCATGGCGATGCTGCTCGGCGCGCTGCGCGGTATGGCGATGGCGGGCACCGAGCCCGGTCAACTGATGTCCTGGCTCAACCAGTTACTGGACGCCACCGTGCAACCGGCCCTGGGCAGCGCGGTGTGCTGCCGCTACCGGCCCGAGACCCGCACCCTGGCGTGGGCGCAGGCAGGACACCCCGCCCCGTTGCTGTACCGCGACGGGACGGGGCGCGTGCTGAGCGCACCGGACGGCGTGCTGCTCGGCGCCACCTCGGGAGCGGCCTACGGACAGGCCGAGGAGACCCTGGAGCCGGGCGACGTACTCCTGTTGCACACGGACGGACTGGTGCCCGGGCGCGGCGGAGAGGCCGCCGTGGACCAACTCCTCGGCCTGGCCCCGCGATTCGGCGAGGCGCGCACCGCACAGGACTGTGTGCGCATGGTCGTGGAGGAGTTCGGCGACACCGAGCGCGCGGACGACGCGTGCGTGCTCGTCGCCAGGACCACCTAGACCGCCAGGAGCTCCTGGCGGGAGCGGAACAGCGGCACAAACCCCCTATGCCTGTGCGCTGTTGCCGCCCTTGGCCCTCGGACTCTTCGACTGTGTCTTCGGCAGCGCGAGTTTGATCTCCTCCCGCAGTTCGTGGATCCTCGGGTAGTCGGAGTACTGGGCGGTGAGCCGGTACATCTCGCGCAGCCGGTCCCAGGTGCGGTGGGAGGAGTTCGTTCCCATCGACGCCAGGGCCAACCGCGCGTACCTGTCCGCCTGTTCGGGGTCGTCCGCGATGAAGCAGGCGGAGGCCATCGACAGGAAGTCGAAGATCTTCGACCGCTGGCGTCCGTCGACCCGCAGCGCCAGGGCCTTCTCCGCGAAGTACTGGGCGTGCACGGCCGCTCCCGGCTCGTGCTCGGCCAGGGTGCGGTAGGCCAGGGCCTGCATGCCGTAGAGGTCCTCCTCCTTGAACGTCTGCATCCAGCTCGGGGCCGGTACGTCGCCGCGGTCGGAGACGAAGAGGTCCTCCGCCTGGCCGAGGGTGCGGCGCATGGCCTGGCCCTTGCCCATCGACGCCTGTGCCCAGGCCTCGATGGTGTAGAGCATCGCCTGGGTGCGGGGCAGCACCTGGTCGCCCGAACCGGTCTTGGCGAGTTTCATGAGATCGAGCGCGTCGTCGGGCCGGCCCAGGTGCACCATCTGGCGAGCCGCCCGGGAGAGCGCCTCCCCGGCACGGGGCCGGTCGCCGCCCTCACGGGCCGCATGGGCGGCGATGACGAAGTACTTCTGGGCCGTGGGCTCCAGGCCGACGTCGTGCGACATCCAGCCCGCGAGTACGGCGAGATTGGCGGCGACGCCCCATAGCCGCCGCTGGAGATGGTCGGGGTGCCGGTAGGCGAGCATGCCGCCCACCTCGTTGAGCTGTCCCACCACAGCCTTGCGCTGCAGCCCGCCGCCGCGGGCCGCGTCCCAGGCTCGGAACACCTTGACGGACTCCTCCAGTTCGTCGATCTCCTGCGACCCGATGGGGGCGGCCTCGTAGCGGTCGAACCCGGCGGGGTCGGCGTGCAGGGGATCGTCGAGTCGTGGAGCGTCGGCGGAAAGAGTCGGATCGGAGTGCAGCCATGCGTGCATGGCGCTGCTGAGTGCGGAGCCTGCGGCGAGCGCGGCGCCCGCGCCCACCAAGCCGCGTCGGTTGAGCATGAGGTCCATTCC from Streptomyces sp. NBC_01478 includes the following:
- a CDS encoding PP2C family protein-serine/threonine phosphatase, whose product is MPSHLSADRPAAQPPTRGSVDALISQARRLMGDVDAVRRDAQHDGSDPRERWQRALCELALHQLNDLDEHLAQLRDGPPPVPAAVEAPPSAPAAAEAPRDDSLLSRVGSAEWNLLTDGASWSGELYQILGRDPAAPPLTLDELPSLVLDEDRPSLTAMVTDCLIDAKPIDGEFRIVRPDGAVRTVHMMGEPVLDADGGTASMWAVLRDVSELRRSQRTVSETRDSLQLHRHHAQTERRLAVELQEAVLPPWRGSLRLPHQGPETLDLAARYLPSSTSALIGGDWYDALQLSDGATLLSVGDLTGHGVAVTSGMAMLLGALRGMAMAGTEPGQLMSWLNQLLDATVQPALGSAVCCRYRPETRTLAWAQAGHPAPLLYRDGTGRVLSAPDGVLLGATSGAAYGQAEETLEPGDVLLLHTDGLVPGRGGEAAVDQLLGLAPRFGEARTAQDCVRMVVEEFGDTERADDACVLVARTT
- a CDS encoding DNA-binding protein NsdB — its product is MNGQPNSRLSDLFGLAGWSKGELARRVNRQAAAMGHPQLSTDTSRVRRWIDMGEIPRDPVPRVLAALFTERLGRVVTMEDLGLVRHGRTGKRPDDGSVEHPDGVPWAPERTAAVLTEFTGMDLMLNRRGLVGAGAALAAGSALSSAMHAWLHSDPTLSADAPRLDDPLHADPAGFDRYEAAPIGSQEIDELEESVKVFRAWDAARGGGLQRKAVVGQLNEVGGMLAYRHPDHLQRRLWGVAANLAVLAGWMSHDVGLEPTAQKYFVIAAHAAREGGDRPRAGEALSRAARQMVHLGRPDDALDLMKLAKTGSGDQVLPRTQAMLYTIEAWAQASMGKGQAMRRTLGQAEDLFVSDRGDVPAPSWMQTFKEEDLYGMQALAYRTLAEHEPGAAVHAQYFAEKALALRVDGRQRSKIFDFLSMASACFIADDPEQADRYARLALASMGTNSSHRTWDRLREMYRLTAQYSDYPRIHELREEIKLALPKTQSKSPRAKGGNSAQA